Proteins encoded by one window of Lycium barbarum isolate Lr01 chromosome 11, ASM1917538v2, whole genome shotgun sequence:
- the LOC132617046 gene encoding peptidyl-prolyl cis-trans isomerase CYP59-like yields the protein MSVMIVTSLGEMVMDLFTDRCPLTCKNFLKLCKIKYYNGCLFHTVQKDFTAQTGDPTGTGSGGDSVYKFLYGEQARFFGDEIHLDLKHSKMGTVAMASAGENLNASQFYITLRDDLDYLDGKHTVFGEIAEGQETLNRINEAYVDGKGRPFKNIRIKHTYILDDPFDDPPQLSDLVPDASPEGKPKDEVEDDVRLEDDWVPMDEQIGIQELEEVLREKEAHSRAVVLESVGDIPDAEIKPPDNVLFVCKLNPVTEDEDLYTIFSRFGTVTSAEIIRDFKTGDSLCYAFVEFEDNEACEQAYYKMDNALIDDRRIHVDFSQSVAKLWSQYRRKDQAGKGKGCFKCGSLDHMAKDCTGDATKQHSNYVLKEEDNKQRGGDGNLRYEMVFDEDAAGSPKRNKRGRDFEGEKHYENQNPKRRELDDDGARKDRKRDGYERHREEERSKDYRTEERHHGGGTRSSVEKERDYRGRNDLDYRRNTNYDNRKAGGERPDHDRRHADNVWHGDKGYRRESEKRDRKDEVEYDGGHADEVRYRDNRRDNRERDEKKQLDSRNRGRGEEQDRGRGRSERDDARVRDRDRDHDRHRDGARERDRGRRN from the exons GATTAAGTATTACAATGGCTGTCTTTTCCACACGGTTCAAAAGGATTTCACTGCCCAGACTGGAGATCCCACTGGAACTGGGTCCGGGGGAGATTCAGTATATAA ATTTTTATATGGTGAGCAGGCTCGGTTCTTTGGAGATGAGATTCATTTGGATTTGAAGCATTCAAAAATGGGAACTGTAGCCATGGCTAGCGCTGGGGAGAACCTAAATGCTTCTCAG TTCTATATCACACTGCGTGATGATCTCGACTACCTTGATGGGAAGCACACC GTTTTTGGGGAGATTGCAGAAGGGCAGGAGACGTTGAATAGGATAAATGAAGCATATGTGGACGGGAAGGGCAGGCCATTTAAAAATATCCG GATCAAACACACTTACATATTGGACGATCCTTTTGACGATCCTCCCCAACTAAGCGATTTGGTTCCAGATGCTTCACCGGAAGGAAAGCCAAAAGATGAG GTTGAAGATGATGTACGACTAGAAGATGATTGGGTGCCAATGGATGAGCAAATAGGTATACAAGAACTTGAGGAGGTTCTACGTGAAAAAGAAGCACATTCGCGAGCAGTAGTACTTGAAAGT GTAGGGGACATTCCTGATGCTGAGATAAAGCCGCCTGACAATGTGCTTTTTGTATGTAAATTGAATCCAGTTACTGAA GATGAAGACCTGTATACAATTTTCTCACGCTTTGGTACCGTGACATC TGCTGAAATTATCAGGGACTTCAAGACTGGGGATAGCCTCTGCTATGCTTTCGTTG AGTTTGAGGACAACGAAGCCTGTGAACAAGCATATTATAAG ATGGATAATGCTCTAATTGATGATCGAAGGATACATGTTGATTTCAGCCAGAGTGTTGCAAAGTTGTGGTCCCAATATCGACGCAAAGACCAAGCGGGTAAAG GAAAAGGTTGCTTCAAATGTGGTTCTCTTGATCATATGGCTAAAGACTGCACTGGTGATGCCACCAAACAGCATTCGAACTACGTACTTAAAGAAGAAGACAACAAGCAACGTGGCGGAGATGGCAACTTAAG GTATGAAATGGTATTTGATGAAGATGCTGCTGGAAGTCCAAAAAGAAATAAGAGGGGAAGAGATTTTGAAGGTGAAAAACATTACGAGAATCAGAATCCTAAACGTAGGGAATTGGACGATGATGGAGCCCGGAAGGATAGAAAAAGAGATGGATATGAACGCCATAGGGAGGAGGAGAGAAGTAAAGATTACAGAACTGAAGAGAGGCATCATGGAGGTGGGACGAGATCAAGTGTAGAGAAGGAGAGAGATTATAGGGGTCGAAACGATCTGGATTATAGAAGAAACACTAATTATGATAACCGCAAGGCTGGGGGAGAGAGACCAGATCATGATAGGAGACATGCGGATAACGTGTGGCATGGAGATAAGGGTTATAGGAGGGAGAGTGAAAAGAGGGATAGGAAAGATGAGGTGGAGTATGATGGTGGTCATGCAGATGAAGTTAGGTACAGAGACAATAGGAGAGACAATAGGGAGAGAGATGAAAAGAAGCAACTAGATTCCCGGAATAGAGGAAGAGGGGAAGAGCAAGATAGAGGAAGGGGAAGGTCTGAGCGTGATGATGCTCGAGTCCGTGATCGTGACCGTGACCATGACCGTCATCGTGATGGAGCTCGTGAACGTGATCGTGGCAGAAGGAACTAA